The following are encoded together in the Cynocephalus volans isolate mCynVol1 chromosome 4, mCynVol1.pri, whole genome shotgun sequence genome:
- the LOC134376801 gene encoding olfactory receptor 5G3-like, with protein MEDKNQTAVAEFLFLGLTDHLHQKIVLFVMLLFVYLVTLGGNVGMITLIWIDPRLHTPMYFFLSHLSFVDICSSSSIAPKMLCDMFAEKKAISFMGCAVQMWFSGFFVATECFLLASMAYDRYMAICKPLLYTLIMSHRVCVQLVIGPYAMALISTMTHTVLTFLLPFCGPNVINHFFCDISPLLSLACADTWINKLVLFALAGAIVVLSVLIIMVSYVCILVAILKIQTADGRWKAFSTCSSHLTAICILFGTLFFIYVQPSSGSSLDINKVISLFYTVVIPMLNPLIYSLRNKEVKSAFKSKFERKNFLKW; from the coding sequence ATGGAGGATAAGAATCAGACAGCAGTGGCCGAATTTCTTTTCTTGGGCCTCACAGATCATCTTCATCAGAAGATTGTCCTTTTCGTCATGCTTCTCTTTGTTTATCTCGTCACACTGGGGGGTAACGTGGGGATGATCACTCTCATATGGATTGATCCCAGACTCCACACTCCTATGTACTTTTTCCTTAGCCACTTGTCCTTTGTGGACATTTGCTCCTCCTCTTCCATCGCTCCTAAGATGCTGTGTGACATGTTTGCAGAGAAAAAAGCCATCTCATTCATGGGATGTGCTGTTCAGATGTGGTTCTCTGGTTTCTTTGTGGCAACTGAGTGTTTCCTCCTGGCTTCCATGGCATATGATCGGTATATGGCAATCTGTAAGCCCCTGCTGTATACACTCATTATGTCCCATCGAGTCTGTGTCCAGCTGGTTATAGGGCCTTATGCCATGGCTCTTATAAGCACCATGACTCATACAGTTCTCACCTTTCTCCTACCCTTCTGTGGTCCAAATGTCATCAATCACTTTTTCTGTGATATTTCCCCACTGCTTTCCTTAGCATGTGCAGACACCTGGATCAATAAGTTGGTGCTATTTGCCTTGGCCGGAGCTATCGTAGTACTCAGTGTCCTGATCATCATGGTGTCCTATGTCTGCATCCTGGTGGCCATCTTAAAGATCCAGACTGCCGATGGGAGGtggaaagccttctccacctgctctTCTCACCTGACAGCCATCTGCATCTTGTTCGGGACTCTTTTCTTTATCTATGTTCAACCTAGCTCAGGCTCCTCCCTGGATATCAATAAAGTGATTTCTCTATTTTACACTGTTGTAATCCCCATGTTGAACCCCCTCATATACAGCTTGAGGAACAAGGAGGTAAAAAGTGCATTCAAGAGCAAGTTTGAAAGGAAAAACTTTCTAAAATGgtag